In Gulosibacter molinativorax, a single window of DNA contains:
- a CDS encoding esterase/lipase family protein, translated as MAKPKRRSVRHEAKQWYRFVRWQGFQVLKQVPKWRRQARGQAIRAWTSVADSSYWVVWQVRAHEMRVTRQLFGRRATLLARPEEADPAKPVVVSLAGLLTSWEFLTPLNDALVERGFQVAVVPQLGLNTKSVQYLAEHVKRFLRTHGDLTPVVFVSHSKGGLVAKRVLLDDPDFRYAVGAVTLAAPFAGATTAKYVRGLTPLTREVVTLRPGTPAQLELEHMDAQDRRISAISPIYDEIVGLRGKVRGGSNRAVSTLGHNRLLSDPRIHGLVEREIIRLWDEWQAHSNASKTSPPTPA; from the coding sequence ATGGCGAAGCCGAAGCGCCGGAGTGTGCGTCACGAGGCGAAGCAGTGGTATCGGTTCGTGCGGTGGCAGGGGTTCCAAGTCCTGAAACAGGTGCCGAAGTGGCGGCGGCAGGCTCGCGGTCAGGCGATCCGCGCGTGGACTTCGGTCGCCGATAGCAGCTATTGGGTGGTGTGGCAGGTGCGCGCGCACGAGATGCGCGTGACTCGGCAGCTGTTTGGCCGTCGCGCCACGCTGCTCGCGCGCCCCGAGGAGGCCGATCCGGCCAAGCCCGTGGTCGTCTCGCTCGCCGGGCTCTTGACCTCGTGGGAGTTCCTCACACCGCTGAACGACGCGCTCGTTGAGCGTGGCTTTCAAGTGGCGGTCGTGCCGCAGCTTGGTCTCAACACCAAGTCGGTGCAATACCTCGCGGAGCACGTCAAGCGGTTCTTGCGCACCCACGGCGACCTCACACCCGTGGTGTTTGTGTCGCACTCGAAGGGTGGGCTGGTTGCGAAGCGCGTGCTGCTCGATGACCCGGACTTTCGCTACGCGGTGGGCGCGGTGACCCTGGCCGCGCCGTTCGCCGGCGCGACGACGGCGAAGTATGTGCGTGGGCTCACGCCGTTGACCCGCGAGGTCGTAACGCTGCGGCCGGGCACTCCGGCGCAGCTCGAGCTTGAGCACATGGATGCGCAGGACCGCCGAATCTCTGCGATCTCGCCGATCTACGACGAGATCGTGGGCCTGCGCGGCAAAGTGCGTGGCGGTTCGAACCGCGCGGTGAGCACGCTTGGCCACAATCGGCTCTTGAGCGATCCGCGCATCCACGGGCTGGTGGAGCGAGAAATCATTCGCCTGTGGGATGAGTGGCAAGCACACTCGAACGCATCGAAGACCAGTCCTCCCACACCCGCTTGA
- a CDS encoding DNA polymerase III subunit alpha: protein MSVFPHLHVASAHSNHYGTARPEELVARVAEWGATEAAITDRDGLYGAVRHIRACISAGIAPVVGVDLALRSAEGITTDARVTVLAHGSDALGSNAGLGWAALCRLISAAHVPPRKASATAKREHRASLEPRRFAPFLLAETEQQGAGRDGSEQLGTVLLGPHSDVGRALAAGHKERARERLGQWQRRLRGAIAVEIVCHLTEPGTSASLSHAAAMLELAHDVRVPAVLTNQARYLEPDDAVTGDVLDAAEALKPLGEFQPQPNGQAWLKPPERMRALADLIVSRTSLGSAARERLLGQTAELAARCRLDPELDVRWRQPKVPEQGVLGITGDSDRVLRNRCLAALNERFDSPVGAQRETLERRLYQELDTISGFGFATYFLAVANVSELIRDMGIRNQARGSGASSLVNYLLRVSNVNPIEHDLVFERFLGNKRSTLPDIDIDVESDRRHEIYRAIFNRYGSERVTLLSMHSTYRARGAARDAGLALGLEDHRVDEIAKSLWRFNAGQFREVLAEKPELAELAEKAQTDRDLNLLIDLAERLDRLPRHLSMHPCGVLLGDATMLSTTPVQPSGIGLPMSQYDKDDIDDMGLLKLDVLGVRMQSSLAYAVKEVERVHGAQAAVRGGLSPDVSYVSPTGHIVLDEIPKDDERTFEAIRSTHTLGMFQIESPGQRELIGKMQPDVYEDLIADISLFRPGPMKGNMVGPFLDVKHGFASPKWLHPDFRPFLHETYGVVVYHEQVLRIFHACMGISLAEADELRRRMERSAEGIEEQFRAKTSRNLDASGKRKFTDRQIDEIWDVLKGFGSFGFCKAHAAAFALPTWQSAWLKTHYPAEFFAGLLTHDPGMYPKRLLLGDARRIGVPILPVDVQVSTEHFVVERVRNTPPGWATRTGDLGIRLALAEIRGMNEAERKRIIAEAPYESLGDFLTRARPSRPLAERLALIGALDTLEPGHPTRGELLAAIRRRPRIRPKPAAPDALELPLTLGHHGHAPVEHTGEPELTSRERMQAELDVLALDLSEHVIDSYRPLLDELGVTPAGELLGMRGGTEVTVAGVRVATQTPPMRSGKRVVFISVDDGTGCADATFFEDAQERSGSVLFGTPLLLIQGKVRRTGDRGVSVQADAAQDLKRVWEDWSSMRSSVLATHPTGE, encoded by the coding sequence ATGAGCGTGTTCCCGCACCTGCACGTCGCCTCGGCGCACTCCAACCACTACGGCACGGCACGGCCCGAAGAGCTCGTCGCCCGGGTCGCAGAATGGGGTGCGACCGAAGCGGCGATCACCGATCGCGACGGCCTCTACGGCGCGGTCCGGCACATCCGTGCCTGCATCAGTGCGGGAATTGCACCCGTCGTCGGGGTCGACCTCGCGCTGCGCTCGGCTGAGGGAATCACGACGGATGCCCGGGTCACGGTGCTCGCGCACGGCAGTGATGCGCTGGGCTCGAACGCGGGGCTCGGGTGGGCGGCCCTGTGCCGACTCATCTCGGCCGCGCACGTGCCGCCGCGCAAAGCGAGCGCGACGGCGAAGCGCGAGCACCGCGCCTCCCTCGAGCCGAGGCGGTTCGCGCCCTTCCTCCTTGCCGAGACCGAACAGCAAGGTGCAGGGCGAGACGGTAGCGAGCAGCTCGGCACCGTCCTGCTCGGGCCGCACTCCGACGTCGGCCGCGCCCTCGCCGCAGGCCACAAGGAGCGCGCCCGCGAGCGCCTCGGGCAGTGGCAGCGGCGCCTGCGCGGCGCGATCGCCGTCGAGATCGTCTGCCACCTCACCGAGCCGGGGACGAGCGCATCCCTCTCGCACGCCGCCGCGATGCTCGAGCTCGCGCACGACGTGCGGGTACCCGCCGTCCTCACGAATCAGGCGCGCTATCTCGAGCCCGACGACGCGGTCACCGGGGATGTCCTCGACGCCGCCGAGGCGCTCAAGCCCCTCGGCGAATTTCAGCCCCAGCCAAACGGTCAGGCGTGGCTCAAACCGCCCGAGCGGATGCGCGCCCTCGCCGATCTCATCGTCTCCCGCACATCCCTCGGCTCGGCCGCGCGCGAACGCCTGCTCGGGCAGACCGCCGAGCTCGCGGCCCGCTGCCGGCTCGACCCGGAGCTGGATGTGCGCTGGCGCCAGCCGAAGGTGCCCGAGCAGGGCGTGCTCGGCATCACCGGCGATAGCGACCGCGTGCTGCGAAACCGCTGCCTCGCGGCGCTCAACGAACGCTTCGACTCCCCCGTCGGCGCCCAGCGCGAGACGCTCGAGCGCAGGCTCTACCAGGAGCTCGACACGATCTCGGGGTTCGGCTTCGCGACCTATTTCCTCGCGGTCGCGAACGTCTCCGAGCTCATCCGCGACATGGGCATCCGCAATCAGGCGCGCGGCTCGGGCGCCTCGAGCCTCGTGAACTACCTCCTGCGCGTCTCCAACGTGAACCCGATCGAGCATGACCTCGTGTTCGAGCGCTTCCTCGGCAACAAGCGCTCGACCCTGCCCGATATCGATATCGACGTCGAGTCCGACCGCCGCCACGAGATCTACCGCGCGATCTTCAACCGCTACGGCAGCGAGCGCGTCACGCTGCTGTCAATGCACTCGACCTACCGAGCGCGCGGGGCGGCACGCGACGCCGGCCTCGCGCTCGGGCTCGAGGACCACCGCGTCGACGAGATCGCGAAGTCGCTCTGGCGCTTCAACGCGGGCCAGTTCCGCGAGGTGCTCGCCGAGAAGCCCGAGCTTGCCGAGCTCGCCGAGAAGGCGCAGACCGACCGCGACCTTAACCTACTCATCGACCTCGCCGAGCGGCTCGATCGCCTCCCCCGCCACCTCTCGATGCATCCGTGCGGCGTGCTGCTCGGCGACGCGACTATGCTCTCGACCACCCCGGTGCAGCCGAGTGGCATCGGCCTGCCGATGAGCCAGTACGACAAGGACGACATCGACGACATGGGCCTGCTCAAGCTCGATGTGCTCGGGGTGCGGATGCAGTCCTCCCTCGCGTACGCGGTCAAGGAGGTCGAGCGGGTGCACGGCGCCCAGGCCGCGGTGCGCGGCGGGCTCAGCCCCGACGTGTCCTACGTCTCCCCGACCGGCCACATCGTCCTCGATGAGATTCCCAAGGACGACGAGCGCACGTTCGAGGCGATCCGCTCGACCCACACGCTCGGGATGTTCCAGATCGAGTCGCCCGGCCAGCGCGAGCTCATCGGCAAGATGCAGCCCGACGTGTACGAGGACCTCATCGCCGATATCTCGCTGTTCCGGCCCGGCCCGATGAAAGGCAACATGGTCGGACCCTTCCTCGACGTGAAGCACGGCTTCGCCTCGCCGAAGTGGCTGCACCCCGATTTCCGCCCGTTCCTGCACGAGACCTACGGCGTCGTCGTCTATCACGAGCAGGTGCTGCGCATTTTCCACGCGTGCATGGGCATCAGCCTCGCCGAGGCCGACGAGCTGCGCCGGCGCATGGAGCGCTCCGCCGAGGGCATCGAGGAACAGTTCCGCGCGAAGACCTCTCGGAACCTGGATGCGTCGGGCAAGCGGAAGTTCACCGACCGGCAGATCGACGAGATCTGGGATGTGCTGAAGGGCTTCGGCTCCTTCGGCTTCTGCAAGGCGCACGCCGCGGCCTTCGCGCTGCCGACCTGGCAGAGCGCGTGGCTGAAGACGCACTACCCCGCCGAGTTCTTCGCGGGGCTCCTGACCCACGATCCGGGGATGTATCCCAAGCGGCTGCTACTCGGCGACGCGCGCAGAATCGGGGTGCCCATCCTGCCTGTCGACGTGCAGGTCTCAACCGAACACTTCGTCGTCGAGCGCGTCCGGAACACCCCGCCGGGGTGGGCGACGCGCACAGGCGACCTCGGCATCCGCCTCGCCCTCGCGGAGATTCGGGGGATGAATGAGGCCGAGCGCAAGCGCATCATCGCCGAGGCGCCCTATGAGAGCCTCGGCGATTTCCTCACCCGGGCGAGGCCGTCGCGCCCGCTCGCGGAGCGGCTCGCGCTCATCGGCGCGCTCGACACGCTCGAGCCGGGGCACCCGACCAGGGGCGAGCTGCTCGCCGCGATCCGCCGCCGGCCCCGCATCCGCCCGAAGCCCGCGGCCCCCGATGCGCTCGAGCTCCCACTCACGCTGGGACACCACGGCCACGCGCCGGTCGAGCACACCGGCGAGCCCGAGCTCACGTCGCGCGAACGCATGCAGGCCGAGCTCGATGTCCTCGCGCTCGACCTCTCCGAGCACGTCATCGACAGCTATCGGCCGCTGCTCGACGAACTCGGGGTCACCCCCGCGGGCGAGCTGCTCGGGATGCGCGGGGGCACCGAGGTGACCGTCGCCGGCGTGCGGGTCGCGACCCAGACCCCGCCGATGCGCTCGGGCAAGCGGGTCGTGTTCATCAGCGTCGACGACGGCACGGGCTGCGCCGACGCGACCTTCTTCGAGGATGCGCAAGAGCGCAGCGGCAGCGTGCTCTTCGGCACGCCCCTCCTCCTGATTCAGGGGAAAGTGCGCCGCACGGGCGACCGCGGTGTCTCGGTGCAGGCCGATGCCGCGCAGGATCTCAAGCGGGTGTGGGAGGACTGGTCTTCGATGCGTTCGAGTGTGCTTGCCACTCATCCCACAGGCGAATGA
- a CDS encoding DUF6504 family protein translates to MIVSEPIEVDLSSDGAPVRFIWRSVWYGVTSAPEPWLGRTAWWHSAARAPRGGGVPLEREMWRVDAVPLQGTRVRLDGSFDLTRLPDGSWQLAEAWDDELEMRLFA, encoded by the coding sequence ATGATTGTGAGCGAACCCATTGAAGTCGACCTCTCGTCGGACGGGGCGCCTGTGCGCTTCATCTGGCGGAGCGTCTGGTACGGCGTCACGAGCGCGCCTGAGCCGTGGCTCGGGCGCACGGCGTGGTGGCATTCGGCCGCCCGCGCCCCACGCGGCGGGGGTGTCCCGCTCGAACGCGAAATGTGGCGGGTGGATGCCGTGCCGCTGCAGGGCACGCGGGTTCGGCTCGACGGCAGCTTCGATCTCACGCGCCTGCCCGACGGCAGTTGGCAGCTCGCCGAAGCGTGGGATGACGAATTGGAAATGAGGTTATTCGCCTGA
- a CDS encoding response regulator transcription factor: protein MSPVPTPMSRPDGTPIRALVADDEEYLADLLRMTLRAEGWEVRVAATGRQALDAVREFVPDIIVLDIMMPGIDGMEVLRRLRDAKDDTPVLFLTAKEDLDDRIAGIAEGGDDYVTKPFSLEEVVVRLRALVRRHIKVLSAEDEHILRVADLELNEDTYEVFRSGERITLTSTEFELLRYLMKNPRHVLSKSQLLDEVWGYDFGGKSSIVELYISYLRKKIDSNGAPLIHTVRGVGYTIREEA, encoded by the coding sequence ATGAGTCCCGTACCCACGCCCATGAGCAGACCGGACGGCACCCCGATCCGAGCGCTCGTGGCTGACGATGAGGAATACCTCGCCGACCTCCTGCGGATGACGCTCCGCGCCGAGGGCTGGGAGGTGCGCGTCGCGGCCACCGGCAGGCAGGCGCTCGACGCGGTGCGGGAGTTCGTGCCCGACATCATCGTGCTCGACATCATGATGCCCGGCATCGACGGTATGGAGGTGCTGCGGCGGCTCCGAGATGCGAAAGATGACACCCCGGTGCTCTTTCTCACCGCGAAGGAAGACCTCGATGACCGGATCGCGGGAATCGCGGAGGGCGGGGACGACTACGTCACCAAGCCGTTCAGCCTCGAAGAGGTGGTGGTGCGGCTTCGGGCCCTCGTGCGTCGCCACATCAAGGTGCTGTCGGCAGAAGACGAGCACATCCTGCGAGTCGCCGATCTCGAGCTGAACGAGGACACCTACGAGGTCTTCCGCAGCGGTGAGCGGATCACGCTTACCTCGACCGAGTTCGAGCTGCTGCGTTACCTCATGAAAAATCCCCGACACGTGCTCTCGAAGAGCCAGCTGCTTGACGAGGTGTGGGGCTACGACTTCGGCGGGAAGTCGAGCATCGTCGAGCTCTATATTTCCTATCTTCGCAAGAAAATCGACTCGAACGGGGCACCGCTCATCCACACGGTTCGCGGCGTCGGATACACGATCCGCGAGGAAGCATGA